From a region of the Latilactobacillus sakei genome:
- a CDS encoding DUF1304 domain-containing protein, producing MSLFITILTSLIAIEHLGIMGLEMFANDQTKAKAFDMPLDFVRLPNAKVALANQGIYNGMLGVLIIAVNCLLTGAALKTVLALLMLYIFIVALYGTFTATKKIFFLQGLPALITLLLILIF from the coding sequence ATGTCTTTATTCATTACAATTTTAACAAGTTTAATCGCCATCGAACATCTCGGCATTATGGGACTCGAAATGTTTGCCAACGATCAAACAAAGGCCAAGGCCTTCGATATGCCCCTGGATTTCGTCCGATTACCTAACGCCAAAGTCGCCCTTGCCAACCAAGGGATTTATAATGGGATGCTTGGTGTCTTAATCATCGCCGTCAATTGCTTATTGACCGGTGCCGCTTTAAAAACCGTCTTAGCATTATTAATGTTATACATCTTCATCGTTGCCCTTTATGGCACTTTTACCGCAACGAAAAAGATTTTTTTCTTACAAGGCTTACCAGCGCTGATTACATTGTTACTAATTTTAATCTTTTAA
- a CDS encoding cell surface protein has product MKTKLFSVVAVAALVAPAAMTISSVSADAVTPQTSKADFTVVAKDPTNPTDPENGTLVLKSVPSFNFGTIEASDIYAGFNGKKAQADGTLEVSDTRLGASDWTLTADMGQFSDKDNQLKGSTLNLASTGSLGEDLATAIKDDASAVEVVKGNGAHGVDTFNMAAADSKLTMAANPAADLAKDEAFSTTINWNLSSTTPVAPEA; this is encoded by the coding sequence ATGAAGACTAAATTATTCTCAGTAGTAGCAGTAGCAGCATTGGTGGCACCAGCTGCAATGACAATCAGTTCAGTATCAGCTGATGCGGTAACACCACAAACATCAAAAGCGGACTTTACGGTGGTTGCTAAAGATCCAACTAACCCAACCGATCCTGAAAATGGTACTTTGGTTTTAAAATCAGTACCAAGTTTTAACTTCGGTACAATTGAAGCTAGTGATATTTATGCTGGGTTTAATGGTAAAAAAGCACAAGCCGATGGTACTTTAGAAGTATCTGATACACGTTTAGGTGCATCAGATTGGACATTAACAGCTGATATGGGTCAATTTTCTGATAAAGATAACCAATTAAAAGGGTCAACATTGAACTTAGCTTCTACTGGTTCATTGGGTGAAGACTTAGCAACTGCTATTAAAGATGATGCAAGTGCTGTTGAAGTGGTTAAAGGTAACGGTGCCCATGGTGTTGATACATTCAACATGGCCGCTGCTGATAGTAAATTAACAATGGCTGCTAACCCAGCTGCTGATTTAGCAAAGGATGAAGCTTTCTCAACAACCATCAACTGGAATTTATCATCAACAACACCAGTGGCACCAGAAGCTTAA
- a CDS encoding NAD-dependent protein deacetylase, whose amino-acid sequence MTNSDYQITLQKTAAAIKAADYIIVGGAAGMSAATGPDWYNPGDPTYLAKFKAIEAKYHAGSIWRNGYLEQYIGRTWDNQGDYWGFKLTLIHFVLNEPVYQPYRDLKAVLKGKDFEIVTTNQDHQFTTAFPEKDVAVIQGDWSYFQCNNRCHDKVYPNRDLVERLYSQVVDGHLPENLIPRCPKCGAEMNEWVRGLNFLEGEFYEAQYAKYRAFNKKAENKKTVYLELGVGMMTPMFIKEPFMNLTYQNPQATYITVNPKDAIVPKELTDRGIPVKYDLAKVLADLKPMLS is encoded by the coding sequence ATGACTAATTCAGATTATCAAATAACGCTACAAAAAACTGCCGCTGCCATTAAAGCGGCCGATTACATTATCGTCGGCGGTGCGGCTGGCATGTCAGCGGCTACTGGCCCTGACTGGTATAATCCCGGTGATCCGACCTATCTGGCAAAATTCAAAGCGATTGAAGCTAAATACCATGCTGGCAGCATCTGGCGGAATGGTTATCTCGAACAGTATATTGGGCGAACTTGGGACAATCAAGGCGATTATTGGGGGTTCAAATTAACCTTAATCCATTTTGTCTTGAACGAACCGGTCTATCAACCCTATCGTGATCTCAAAGCTGTGCTAAAGGGCAAAGATTTTGAGATTGTGACTACCAACCAAGACCATCAATTTACAACTGCCTTCCCTGAAAAGGACGTTGCTGTCATTCAAGGTGACTGGTCCTATTTCCAATGTAACAATCGCTGCCACGACAAGGTCTATCCAAATCGTGATTTAGTTGAGCGGCTTTATTCGCAGGTCGTCGATGGTCACTTACCGGAAAATCTAATCCCACGTTGTCCAAAGTGTGGTGCTGAAATGAACGAATGGGTCCGTGGCCTTAACTTTTTAGAAGGCGAATTCTACGAAGCACAATATGCCAAATATCGCGCATTTAATAAAAAAGCTGAAAATAAAAAGACGGTTTATCTTGAACTCGGTGTTGGGATGATGACGCCAATGTTTATTAAGGAACCTTTTATGAACCTCACTTACCAAAATCCCCAAGCAACCTATATCACCGTTAACCCCAAAGATGCGATTGTTCCTAAAGAACTAACGGATCGCGGAATCCCGGTTAAATACGACCTCGCTAAAGTCTTGGCTGATTTAAAACCAATGTTGTCATAA
- a CDS encoding transcriptional regulator codes for MKKSVRLSNAVHLMTLIALNPFDNLSSQRLAKSINTNPSFIRQIMSQLRQADLLTSVKGHVEPKLTKDPAQISLYDIYKAVDDTRLLNIDTQIDPSCGPGQNIQLSLADYYDQIQAQAEQQMHSIKLADILAQYQERLEKHPELSQFEA; via the coding sequence ATGAAAAAATCAGTTCGCTTGAGTAATGCCGTCCATTTGATGACCTTGATTGCGTTAAATCCGTTTGATAATCTCTCAAGCCAGAGACTGGCAAAGAGTATCAACACCAACCCGTCTTTTATTCGGCAGATTATGAGTCAATTACGACAGGCGGATTTACTAACGAGTGTTAAAGGGCACGTAGAACCAAAATTAACGAAGGATCCCGCTCAAATTTCACTTTATGATATCTATAAAGCAGTTGATGATACACGATTATTAAATATTGATACGCAAATTGATCCTAGTTGCGGGCCTGGTCAAAATATTCAGCTATCATTGGCGGATTATTATGATCAGATTCAGGCGCAAGCCGAACAACAGATGCACAGTATTAAATTAGCCGACATTTTAGCACAGTATCAAGAACGTCTTGAAAAACATCCAGAACTGAGTCAGTTTGAAGCATAA